Genomic DNA from Corticium candelabrum chromosome 5, ooCorCand1.1, whole genome shotgun sequence:
GTGATGGGCCAATCATGCTGGAAAGTGTAACAAAAAGAACGGCAATGGCGATGCAGGTATCTGAACACACTGTATTCAGAGTTCATCGCCAAGTAAACGTTGAAGGAGATGTGCATAGTCCCGCAAAGAAAGGCAAGAAGTCTGGTTCAGGTCCTGCCCAACAGGAGACTGACAACTTTCAAGAAGGAGTCATTCGTCGTAGAATTCACCAGttctacacagacagagaactcCCAACGATGCATAAACTGATTTTTAGCTCTACAACAAGACATAGAGTActcatacagcaaacaaacacttcTCAAAACAGTCAAGGCAATGGGCTTCAAATATACAACacgcaacaagaaaacagcgTTGTACGAACAACACGGAGTTATTGCTGCTCGTCATCACTATCTCAGACAAATAAAAAAGTACAGAGATGAGGGAAGACCAATAGTGTATCTAGACGAGACATGGCTCAAAGCGCACTATATCTCGGAACGATGCTGGATTGACTACGGCGGCAAAGGAGGTTTGAGAGTCCCATCAGGAAAGGGTGAAAGATTCATTATTCTCCATGCAGGGTGGAAAGAGGGTTGGATTTCTAATGCTGACCTCGTTTTCAGAGGAAAGAAAGGCACCGGTGACTACCATCAGGAAATGAACACGGCCAACTTTATGGAGTGGTTCAGAGAGAGGCTGATTCCAAACCTTCCAGCAACTTCTGTTATTGTTCTTGACAATGCCAAGTATCATAATAGCGTTGTTGAGAAAATCCTGACAAAAAGCAGCACAAAAAGGACATGATCCAGTATCTGGACTCGCATGAAATCCCATACGACAAGAAACTGTTAAAGCAGAGATGTTCATGGTAATAAAAGCAAGAAGCCCAGCTTCGCAGTACCTGACTGACGTGTTCGCTAATCAGCACAGTCATGACGCTCTGAGATTGCCTGTCGGTCATTGCGAGTTGAACCCGATCGAGCTGGTCTGGGCACACGTCAAGGGCTATGCGGCATCTCATAACAACGATTTCACCATGGCGGGAATTGAGCAGCTTGCGAGAGAAGGCATTACGCAGGTTGCAGCTGAGAAATGAACCAACTGTATCAAGCACGTCATTCAAAAAGTAGAAAAGCAGTATCGAGAGACCG
This window encodes:
- the LOC134179630 gene encoding uncharacterized protein LOC134179630; this encodes MGFKYTTRNKKTALYEQHGVIAARHHYLRQIKKYRDEGRPIVYLDETWLKAHYISERCWIDYGGKGGLRVPSGKGERFIILHAGWKEGWISNADLVFRGKKGTGDYHQEMNTANFMEWFRERLIPNLPATSVIVLDNAKYHNSVVEKILTKSSTKRT